In Hevea brasiliensis isolate MT/VB/25A 57/8 chromosome 13, ASM3005281v1, whole genome shotgun sequence, a single genomic region encodes these proteins:
- the LOC110638312 gene encoding GDP-fucose transporter 1 — MSSIRIDSSKQLATSSLVLGYALCSSLLAVINKFAITKFNYPGLLTALQYLTSALGVWVLGKLGFLHHDAFTYETAKKFLPAAIVFYLAIFTNTNLLSHANVDTFIVFRSLTPLLVAVADAVFRKQPIPSKLTFLSLFIILGGAVGYVATDSGFTLTAYSWAFAYLVTITSEMVYIKHIVSNFGLNTWGLVLYNNLLSLMMAPVFWILTGEYREVFASLGSKAGNWFEYDVFFAVSLSCVFGLAISFFGFAARRAISATAFTVTGVVNKFLTVVINVLIWDKHASPFGLLCLLFTLAGGVLYQQSVTRAGAEPVPKQTNSENDGDEETQLVKKTDGDEEN; from the coding sequence ATGTCTTCGATTCGAATCGATTCCTCAAAGCAATTAGCCACGAGTAGCCTTGTCTTGGGTTATGCTCTCTGTTCAAGCTTGCTTGCTGTGATTAACAAGTTTGCCATTACTAAATTCAACTACCCTGGTCTTTTAACTGCATTGCAGTACTTGACCTCTGCATTGGGCGTATGGGTTTTAGGCAAATTAGGATTTTTGCATCATGATGCCTTCACATATGAAACTGCCAAGAAGTTTTTACCCGCTGCTATTGTTTTCTACCTTGCAATTTTTACAAATACCAACCTTCTGAGCCATGCCAATGTGGATACTTTTATAGTGTTCAGATCCTTGACACCCCTTTTGGTTGCTGTTGCTGATGCTGTGTTTAGAAAACAGCCCATCCCATCGAAGCTCACTTTCTTGTCCTTGTTTATCATTTTGGGTGGTGCTGTTGGGTATGTGGCCACTGATTCTGGCTTTACTTTAACTGCCTACTCTTGGGCATTTGCTTATTTAGTGACCATCACTTCGGAGATGGTTTATATCAAGCACATTGTGTCAAATTTTGGTTTGAACACATGGGGTCTTGTGTTGTACAACAATTTGTTGTCATTGATGATGGCTCCGGTGTTCTGGATTCTCACAGGAGAGTATAGGGAAGTGTTTGCTTCTTTGGGTTCAAAGGCTGGGAATTGGTTCGAATATGATGTATTTTTTGCAGTTTCTTTGTCCTGTGTGTTTGGTTTGGCTATTAGTTTTTTTGGATTTGCGGCAAGGAGGGCGATATCTGCAACAGCATTCACTGTGACTGGTGTAGTTAATAAGTTTCTTACAGTTGTGATCAATGTGCTCATTTGGGATAAGCACGCCAGTCCATTTGGTTTGCTTTGCCTACTCTTCACACTTGCTGGAGGTGTTCTCTATCAGCAGTCAGTTACTAGAGCTGGAGCTGAGCCTGTTCCTAAGCAGACAAACAGCGAAAATGATGGCGATGAAGAGACTCAACTTGTCAAAAAAACTGATGGTGATGAAGAGAACTAA
- the LOC110638316 gene encoding protein SLENDER RICE1-LIKE 1 yields MVPYDSDGLAGSAPSSSSSITKPPQIDGLLAGAGYKVPSSELRHVAQRLERLETAMLNSASHQLSLLASDAVLYNPSDLSTWVDSLLSELNQSQPLPSLPSDLSDLVPNSTALDSSWGMEHSLSQQQNQNISQHQQNQLMVVTALEEDSAIRLVHMLMTCAESVQRGELALAASLIENMQGLLTRVNTGCGIGKVAGYFINALSRRIFAPAGSISGVGSCYTYENELLYHHYYEACPYLKFAHFTANQAILEAFEGHDCVHVVDFNLMHGLQWPALIQALALRPGGPPLLRLTGIGPPSSDGRDSLREIGLRLADLARSVNVRFAFRGVAAARLEDVKPWMLQVNPKEAVAVNSIMQLHKLLASDPTRNPAIDIVLNWIRNLNLKIMTAVEQEADHNQSGFLDRFTEALYYYSTMFDSLEACAHHPEKVLAEMYIQREICNVVSCEGSARVERHEPLAKWRTRLTGAGFRPLHLGSNAFKQASMLLTLFSSEGYSVEENEGCLTLGWHSRPLIAASAWQAVPDVEPALGVIDNNGVVL; encoded by the coding sequence ATGGTGCCGTATGACTCCGATGGCTTAGCTGGAAGCGCTCCCAGTTCATCATCCTCTATCACTAAACCTCCGCAGATAGATGGCTTGCTCGCCGGTGCCGGCTACAAGGTCCCGTCTTCTGAGCTCCGGCATGTGGCCCAGCGTCTCGAACGCCTTGAAACGGCCATGCTTAACTCCGCTTCCCACCAACTTTCCCTCCTTGCCTCTGACGCCGTCCTTTACAACCCCTCTGATCTGTCTACATGGGTCGATTCGCTCCTTTCCGAGCTTAACCAATCTCAGCCTCTCCCTTCTCTCCCCTCCGATCTCTCGGATCTGGTTCCCAATTCAACGGCTCTCGATAGCTCCTGGGGGATGGAACACTCTTTGTCTCAGCAGCAGAATCAGAATATCTCTCAACACCAACAGAATCAGCTGATGGTCGTAACCGCCCTGGAGGAGGATTCCGCGATAAGGCTCGTCCATATGTTGATGACGTGTGCAGAGTCCGTCCAGCGTGGCGAGCTAGCATTGGCTGCCTCTTTAATCGAGAATATGCAGGGACTGTTGACGCGTGTCAACACCGGCTGCGGCATTGGCAAAGTGGCCGGTTACTTCATTAATGCTCTGAGTCGCCGGATTTTCGCTCCGGCGGGTTCAATTAGCGGCGTTGGTTCTTGCTACACTTATGAGAATGAACTTTTGTACCATCATTATTACGAGGCTTGTCCGTACTTGAAGTTCGCTCATTTCACCGCGAATCAAGCGATTCTCGAGGCTTTTGAAGGCCATGATTGCGTTCACGTAGTGGATTTTAACTTGATGCACGGATTGCAATGGCCGGCACTAATACAGGCTTTGGCTCTGCGCCCCGGTGGGCCCCCTTTGCTTAGGTTAACTGGCATTGGCCCTCCTTCATCGGATGGCCGCGACTCGCTTCGGGAAATCGGGTTGCGACTCGCTGATTTAGCTCGGTCAGTAAACGTTCGATTCGCTTTCCGTGGGGTGGCAGCTGCGCGGCTGGAGGACGTGAAGCCGTGGATGTTGCAGGTGAATCCTAAAGAAGCGGTGGCAGTCAATTCAATCATGCAACTACACAAGTTGTTGGCGTCTGACCCAACCCGAAACCCAGCAATCGATATTGTCCTGAATTGGATCCGGAACCTGAACCTGAAAATTATGACCGCAGTTGAGCAAGAGGCAGATCACAACCAATCGGGGTTTTTAGACCGTTTTACCGAAGCTTTATATTACTACTCAACGATGTTTGATTCGCTGGAGGCTTGCGCCCATCACCCAGAGAAAGTTTTAGCCGAGATGTACATACAGAGAGAGATATGCAACGTGGTGAGCTGTGAGGGTTCAGCTCGGGTAGAGCGGCACGAGCCGCTGGCTAAGTGGAGAACTCGGCTTACAGGGGCGGGGTTCAGGCCGCTGCATTTGGGGTCAAACGCGTTCAAGCAAGCGAGTATGCTATTGACATTGTTCTCATCGGAAGGGTACAGTGTGGAGGAGAATGAAGGTTGCCTTACTCTGGGGTGGCACAGCCGCCCTCTGATTGCTGCTTCGGCTTGGCAGGCAGTGCCCGATGTTGAGCCAGCCCTCGGTGTAATCGATAACAATGGTGTTGTGCTGTAA